The Cryptococcus neoformans var. grubii H99 chromosome 8, complete sequence DNA window GGTTGAAAGATTGTTGTCTTTGTCGAGCTTGGGCTCGTAATGCCCGAAGTGCGCCTTTGGATAGCTCGCAAGCGCCATTCGCACGTCTGGATAAAGCCCTAAGTGCGTCAGTCGGTCAAAAACAGGCGACAAGAATGATCACTCACTTGTTTTTCTTCGCACCCTTTGTATCATCGTTTGcaaccttctccttgatctcctcttccaactgtTGCCCGctttttcccttcatcAATAGCTCGGCGACATTCTTGcacttttcctcttcggcCTCATCTTTCCGAACTCGTCGGCGGACAACGTTAGTTCGACGATAGACTGGCTGATACCGATAGCCAGGATATTTCTTCATgtgctcttccttctcaatgCGAGCGAGCTCGTTAAAGTGGGCCTTCTGCTCAACTGGAGCCTAATATTTGTAAGCACACCTACCCATTCATTACATGTTTATCAAAGGCCCACCTCACTCCACATCTTGGCTGTGATAATGCTAACGTTTTGGTGTCTCATCTCAACCGAAGGAGGAATGAGTTTTGCATCCACAACATGTTTCctgaaaaggatgaaagCATTTCGGGGTCTAGGAATATGGTCTGCAGTTTGCTATTGATGGATTTAATCCCTTGGCCATGACCgaagcaaggaaaagacaTACCTTCCTTGCATGGCTGACTTTTTTCTTGCAGTTCTCTACTTTCTCCTTCGAACTTTCTGAAACTACTGGTGGAACCTCTGTTCTTGTGAGCTCCCTTGGCTTGGCTGTCTCTAGCATTTCTTCGTCTGctttctcatccttttctATGGATGCGAACAATTTTGGGTCGATTGATAAACTGGACACTCTTTGAAGTGAACATTGGCTTGAATGCTTTTGGAATCCATTCAAAAGACTTTGTGGAGAAATGCTGGAGGGCAATGTGGACATGGTGGaagcatcatcatcgaatTCAGACGCAGTGTTGGTATCTGACGTGACGGTGGACCAGCCGGAGAGTGAGGAAGTTGATCGTTGAGTGCGAAGTGAGTACGGATAGACATGAGGCTGATAAGGAAAGTTAGATTGGCCGTGGTAAGGTTGAGATTGAGCTTGATTGGGAGGAATAGAAAGTAGAGAGAAAGAATCATCTGCTCCTCCGTCAGTGGATTTCACCTTACAAGAGGATAGACAAAAGGAGACCTACGAGGAGGATCTTCAATGAGATCTGGTATACCCGCGAACCCGTTAGTCATCCAGGCGTTGTCCATGGTCTGTCTGGCTATCTTATGTGGTCAAATATAAGTTCTCTGGGAAGTGCTAGATCAACTGAATTTGAGGTCAAAGCGGGAATGGGAAGGAATACTTGGGTGGTACAACAAAGGGAATGCTCTTCTTATACCAACAGGTCCTCTCTGTCCTGTAATACGATATCTGCTAACCTTACTTAATTCGGTATCGGCGTTTCAAAGCTATATCCCAAGGTCACACACCAATCCGGGATGAGCCCCTGCACTTTAGGGAGGTCATTGGCGTAGCTccagaagagaaggtgatTGAAAGGCCTCCCGTTCTTCTCATTTTTGGATCCCATGGTGTTCCATTCATCCCAAATCGGCCCCACGTCCTTCCTTCATTTTGGCGGATATGCCAccgcccttccttccctttggCCAGGAGATAAGTGCTGTAGATTGAAAATTGCTGAGCTCAATTTGGCCGTCCACTGATGACGGGTAACACAATTGGTCCTTTGGGAGTAAGAGTTGACATAACGAACCTCCTTTCTTTGTGGCTGCCGCCTTTCGTCCATTTTGCGCATCTCCATAGCATAATATTGAGTCTAAAGGATGCTGAGTTTGGATGGCTATCATTTCCCAGTAAGTGGCATGTATGCAGACAGGGTTAGTTGATAGCAATTATGCTTTGACTGTCTTCGttcaatctcttcatctctctcttttt harbors:
- a CDS encoding HMG box factor (overlaps another CDS with the same product name), producing MDNAWMTNGFAGIPDLIEDPPHDSFSLLSIPPNQAQSQPYHGQSNFPYQPHVYPYSLRTQRSTSSLSGWSTVTSDTNTASEFDDDASTMSTLPSSISPQSLLNGFQKHSSQCSLQRVSSLSIDPKLFASIEKDEKADEEMLETAKPRELTRTEVPPVVSESSKEKVENCKKKVSHARKQTADHIPRPRNAFILFRKHVVDAKLIPPSVEMRHQNVSIITAKMWSEAPVEQKAHFNELARIEKEEHMKKYPGYRYQPVYRRTNVVRRRVRKDEAEEEKCKNVAELLMKGKSGQQLEEEIKEKVANDDTKGAKKNKRANGACELSKGALRALRAQARQRQQSFNPGDWSDLSRSTSMDRDVQGSRRRQSSAFESTRSSQSPEPSNRFEYVLTQGQNQVPIRQMQYMAYSHQGLAPWSDDIPAEPNEKQAFTFTSTQQGFQPDQRSPPTVPTAAHTYSLTSRHFLYPQPQPQFQVTIMPDQQAFNEFYVHDAALPFSPSAGQFAFQSQSSSMHTDDMPTYNIGNAQRQVVHPPMSARWDKGHLLPPSSDVPLEGLPFDDGLVLEDFEAALAHADDMVGGVW
- a CDS encoding HMG box factor (overlaps another CDS with the same product name) translates to MDNAWMTNGFAGIPDLIEDPPHDSFSLLSIPPNQAQSQPYHGQSNFPYQPHVYPYSLRTQRSTSSLSGWSTVTSDTNTASEFDDDASTMSTLPSSISPQSLLNGFQKHSSQCSLQRVSSLSIDPKLFASIEKDEKADEEMLETAKPRELTRTEVPPVVSESSKEKVENCKKKVSHARKQTADHIPRPRNAFILFRKHVVDAKLIPPSVEMRHQNVSIITAKMWSEAPVEQKAHFNELARIEKEEHMKKYPGYRYQPVYRRTNVVRRRVRKDEAEEEKCKNVAELLMKGKSGQQLEEEIKEKVANDDTKGAKKNKALSRRANGACELSKGALRALRAQARQRQQSFNPGDWSDLSRSTSMDRDVQGSRRRQSSAFESTRSSQSPEPSNRFEYVLTQGQNQVPIRQMQYMAYSHQGLAPWSDDIPAEPNEKQAFTFTSTQQGFQPDQRSPPTVPTAAHTYSLTSRHFLYPQPQPQFQVTIMPDQQAFNEFYVHDAALPFSPSAGQFAFQSQSSSMHTDDMPTYNIGNAQRQVVHPPMSARWDKGHLLPPSSDVPLEGLPFDDGLVLEDFEAALAHADDMVGGVW